One Capsicum annuum cultivar UCD-10X-F1 chromosome 2, UCD10Xv1.1, whole genome shotgun sequence genomic window carries:
- the LOC107860248 gene encoding UPF0481 protein At3g47200 — protein sequence MVAVFNKDLLSWYLITLKLKETVDAGLQNAPSPSTTPTPTTNRSIHFPELPFQQQQQPLLQKEEHQPADSLKITIEENVHNVEEGPKSPESEWVISIKDKLEQAKQDNDAGSWAKLSIYRVPLSLRRDDDKAYIPQIVSLGPYHHGKRRLRNMDRHKWRAVYHILKRTNQEIQMYIDAVRELEEKARACYEGTIAMNSNEFVEMMVLDSCFVLELFRGVAGGFKHLGYARNDPVFAMRGSMHSIQRDMIMIENQIPLFILDRLYGIQSEMPDEKGIVARLALRFFDPLMPTDEPLTKSDLNKLESSMGRSASFDPLGDLGGLHCLDVFRRSLLQTGPKPTPRMWIKRWSHSSRVADKRRQQMIHSVSELKEAGVKFKKRKTDRFWDVKFKNGILKMPRLLIHDGTKSLFLNLIAFEQCHLDCTNDITSYVIFLDNLIDSPEDVKYLHYCGIIEHWLGNDAEVADLFNRLCQEVVFDVNDSYLSQLSEQINRYYDHRWNAWRATLRHKYFNNPWAIISFAAAVILILFTFAQTFYGVYGYYRPPH from the exons ATGGTTGCAGTATTCAACAAAGATCTTTTGAGTTGGTACCTCATTACCCTCAAACTCAAAGAAACTGTTGATGCTGGACTTCAAAATGCTCCTAGTCCTAGTACTACTCCTACTCCCACCACCAACAGATCCATTCATTTTCCAGAATTAccctttcaacaacaacaacaacccttGTTGCAAAAAGAAGAGCATCAGCCAGCTGATTCTTTGAAAATTACTATCGAGGAAAATGTTCATAATGTAGAGGAAGGTCCTAAATCACCCGAATCCGAATGGGTAATTAGCATTAAGGACAAACTAGAGCAAGCTAAGCAAGATAATGATGCTGGATCATGGGCTAAactttctatttatagagtccCTTTAAGCTTAAGAAGAGATGATGATAAAGCTTATATACCTCAAATTGTCTCTTTAGGTCCTTATCATCATGGCAAGAGACGCCTTCGTAATATGGATCGCCATAAATGGCGAGCCGTTTACCATATCCTGAAGCGgacaaatcaagaaattcaaatgTATATTGATGCAGTGAGAGAACTCGAGGAGAAAGCACGTGCTTGTTACGAAGGGACAATTGCAATGAACAGTAATGAGTTTGTTGAAATGATGGTTCTTGATAGCTGTTTTGTTTTAGAGCTGTTTCGTGGAGTTGCTGGTGGATTTAAGCATCTTGGTTATGCGAGAAATGATCCGGTTTTCGCGATGAGGGGATCGATGCATTCGATTCAGAGAGATATGATCATGATTGAGAATCAAATTCCGTTGTTTATTCTTGACCGGTTGTATGGGATTCAATCTGAAATGCCTGATGAGAAAGGTATTGTAGCCAGGTTAGCACTGAGGTTTTTTGATCCATTGATGCCAACGGATGAGCCGTTGACAAAGAGTGACTTGAACAAATTGGAGTCATCAATGGGACGTTCAGCTTCTTTTGATCCATTGGGTGACCTTGGTGGACTTCATTGCCTTGATGTTTTCAG GAGGAGCCTTTTGCAGACAGGGCCAAAGCCAACGCCTAGGATGTGGATCAAGCGTTGGTCGCATTCGAGTCGGGTAGCAGACAAACGCAGGCAGCAAATGATTCATAGTGTTTCAGAGCTGAAAGAAGCTGGAGTTAAGTTCAAGAAAAGGAAGACTGATCGGTTCTGGGATGTAAAATTCAAGAATGGAATCCTCAAAATGCCTAGGCTTTTAATTCATGATGGTACAAAATCACTCTTCCTTAACCTGATTGCTTTTGAGCAGTGCCATCTTGACTGCACCAATGACATTACTTCGTACGTAATTTTCTTGGACAACTTGATTGATTCACCAGAGGATGTTAAATACCTACATTATTGTGGAATAATTGAGCATTGGCTTGGCAATGATGCTGAAGTTGCTGACCTCTTCAACCGGCTTTGTCAAGAGGTTGTTTTCGACGTCAATGACAGTTACCTTTCACAGTTATCCGAACAAATTAATCGGTACTATGACCATAGGTGGAATGCTTGGCGTGCTACTTTAAGGCACAAGTATTTCAACAATCCATGGGCAATTATCTCCTTTGCTGCTGCTGTTATTTTGATACTGTTCACCTTTGCACAAACGTTTTATGGAGTGTATGGCTACTACAGACCACCTCACTAG